One genomic segment of Hymenobacter psoromatis includes these proteins:
- a CDS encoding helix-turn-helix domain-containing protein, with protein sequence MRNYLNLVFHKTLKLQPWAAYYQHPNAASRIAALFQALLERQFPIDSPAHRLKLRTPGDFARCLSVHVNHLNRALRELTGKTTSVHIAERITREAKALLQHTNWSTAKIAYGLGFEYPTYFNNFFKKQTGTTPSALRALLSQDHEATAPPPAV encoded by the coding sequence GTGCGTAATTATTTAAACCTGGTTTTTCACAAGACCCTGAAGCTACAGCCGTGGGCGGCCTACTACCAGCATCCGAACGCCGCCAGTCGCATTGCGGCACTGTTTCAGGCGCTGCTGGAACGACAATTTCCGATTGACTCGCCCGCCCACCGGCTCAAGTTGCGCACCCCCGGCGATTTTGCCCGTTGCCTTTCGGTGCACGTCAACCACCTGAACCGGGCCCTGCGCGAGCTTACCGGCAAAACCACATCCGTGCACATCGCGGAACGTATCACGCGCGAGGCCAAGGCCCTGCTTCAGCACACGAACTGGAGCACCGCCAAAATCGCTTACGGGCTGGGCTTCGAGTACCCGACCTACTTCAACAACTTCTTCAAGAAGCAAACCGGCACCACCCCGTCGGCCCTGCGTGCCTTGCTCAGTCAAGACCACGAAGCTACCGCGCCGCCGCCCGCGGTTTAA
- a CDS encoding class I SAM-dependent methyltransferase translates to MPLDRFSTQAAAYARYRIAYPPELYVWLLPQVPNRLRAWDCATGNGQVAAVLADYFRDVEATDLSVNQLSEAAERPNIHYQVATAEHTPFPDDYFDLITVGQAVHWFDLAAYHAEVRRVAGPGTVLAEWGYQFCHTDQPALNQVLNQFHDETAAPYWDANRRHVENEYAELPFPFARVRRAHFTVTKYWQLADMLGYLRSWSATANYARQHDGADMVALVADELAQLWGVGEREVIFPIFARAGIV, encoded by the coding sequence ATGCCCCTCGACCGTTTTTCCACCCAAGCGGCGGCCTACGCCCGCTACCGCATTGCGTATCCGCCCGAGCTATACGTCTGGCTGCTGCCGCAGGTACCCAACCGCCTGCGCGCCTGGGACTGCGCCACCGGCAACGGCCAGGTGGCCGCGGTGCTGGCCGACTACTTCCGCGACGTGGAAGCCACCGACCTCAGCGTTAATCAATTATCCGAAGCTGCTGAGCGCCCCAATATTCACTACCAGGTGGCCACGGCTGAACATACGCCCTTCCCCGACGACTACTTCGACCTTATCACCGTGGGCCAGGCCGTGCATTGGTTCGACCTGGCAGCCTACCACGCCGAAGTGCGGCGTGTGGCCGGCCCCGGCACCGTGCTGGCCGAGTGGGGCTACCAGTTTTGCCACACCGACCAGCCGGCCCTCAACCAAGTGCTCAACCAGTTTCACGACGAAACGGCGGCTCCTTATTGGGATGCCAACCGCCGCCACGTGGAAAACGAGTACGCGGAGCTGCCCTTCCCGTTTGCGCGGGTGCGGCGGGCCCACTTCACGGTAACCAAGTACTGGCAGTTGGCCGATATGCTGGGCTACCTGCGCTCGTGGTCGGCCACAGCCAACTACGCCCGGCAACACGACGGGGCCGATATGGTGGCGCTGGTGGCCGACGAGCTGGCGCAGCTGTGGGGGGTAGGGGAGCGGGAAGTGATTTTCCCCATATTTGCGCGGGCCGGGATAGTGTAG
- a CDS encoding aldo/keto reductase, with the protein MSPTLTIAPHSAAPLTVNRLGFGAMRLTGPGVWGEPADRPQALKILHAAVADGVNFLDTADFYGLDVTNRLIAEALYPYPKDLVICTKVGGARQPDKSLVLFARPEELRISIENNLRTLRQEQIQLVHFRVMPHGEVPFAESMGAMYELQREGKIQHVGVSNVTPAELEAALQLGQVASVENMYGYAQRTTLHEGHRETRSGEVLPLCEQHGIPFIPFFSLVHGLPNANDKLAELARQKGVTVAQLNIAWLLHKSPVLLPIPGTSSLAHLRENLAAADIQLSAEDMAYLG; encoded by the coding sequence ATGTCCCCTACCCTCACCATCGCGCCCCACTCAGCTGCGCCGCTCACCGTCAATCGCCTGGGCTTCGGCGCTATGCGCCTTACAGGTCCCGGCGTGTGGGGCGAGCCCGCCGACCGGCCGCAGGCGCTGAAGATTCTGCACGCCGCCGTAGCCGACGGTGTCAATTTTCTGGATACCGCCGATTTCTACGGTCTGGACGTGACCAACCGGCTGATTGCCGAGGCCCTCTATCCCTACCCCAAAGACCTAGTAATCTGCACGAAAGTGGGCGGCGCTCGCCAGCCTGATAAAAGCCTGGTACTATTTGCCCGACCCGAAGAGCTGCGCATCAGCATTGAAAATAACCTGCGCACCCTCCGGCAGGAGCAGATTCAATTGGTCCATTTTCGGGTGATGCCCCACGGCGAAGTGCCCTTTGCCGAGTCAATGGGGGCCATGTACGAGTTGCAGCGCGAGGGTAAAATCCAGCACGTGGGCGTGAGCAACGTGACGCCGGCGGAACTGGAAGCTGCTCTGCAACTGGGCCAGGTAGCCAGCGTGGAAAACATGTATGGCTACGCGCAGCGCACCACCTTGCACGAAGGCCACCGCGAAACCAGGAGCGGCGAAGTGCTGCCCCTGTGCGAGCAGCACGGCATTCCGTTCATCCCTTTCTTCTCGCTGGTCCACGGCTTACCCAACGCCAACGACAAGCTGGCCGAGCTGGCCCGGCAAAAAGGCGTGACGGTGGCCCAGCTCAACATCGCGTGGCTGCTACATAAGTCGCCGGTGCTATTGCCCATACCGGGCACCTCATCACTGGCGCACCTGCGCGAAAATTTGGCCGCCGCCGACATTCAATTGAGCGCCGAGGATATGGCTTATCTGGGGTAG
- a CDS encoding CaiB/BaiF CoA transferase family protein encodes MSDSLPFAGLRVLELAAVLAGPQVGQFFAELGADVLKIEPPAGDVTRTWRTPSDDPESSVSAYFAASNWGKESLTLDLRQPAAQAGLRQLALAADVLLVSYKSGDAEKFGLTYAALAAANPRLIYAHLTGYGPASPRVGYDAVLQAETGFMHLNAACPADPPQKMPVALIDLLAAHQLKEGILTALYQREKTGRGALIEVSLLDSALASLANQGSTWLTTGHDPVPLGSGHPGIVPYGTVYRAADGQRLILAVGTDAQFQQLCMVLMRPHWAAEARFATNPARVRHRAALEELLLVRIAELNGWALLHELTRLGVPAGAVRSVGEALSQEAAQAMLLPPVPPEFPYPGLRTVAFRSSAWPVVQALSPPPEKN; translated from the coding sequence ATGTCTGATAGTCTTCCCTTTGCTGGCTTGCGGGTATTGGAACTGGCCGCCGTGCTGGCCGGCCCACAGGTAGGCCAGTTTTTTGCTGAGTTGGGGGCCGATGTGTTGAAAATAGAGCCGCCGGCCGGCGATGTCACCCGCACCTGGCGCACGCCCAGCGATGACCCCGAGAGTAGCGTATCGGCCTATTTCGCGGCTTCTAATTGGGGTAAGGAATCATTAACGCTCGACCTGCGGCAGCCCGCCGCCCAGGCCGGGCTGCGCCAGTTGGCCCTGGCGGCTGACGTGCTATTGGTGAGCTACAAGTCCGGCGATGCTGAAAAATTCGGGCTGACTTACGCCGCGCTGGCGGCGGCCAATCCGCGCCTTATTTACGCCCACCTCACGGGCTACGGGCCGGCCAGCCCGCGCGTGGGCTACGATGCTGTGCTGCAAGCCGAAACCGGCTTCATGCACCTCAACGCCGCCTGCCCCGCCGACCCGCCCCAGAAAATGCCGGTGGCCCTCATCGACCTACTGGCCGCGCATCAACTCAAGGAAGGCATCCTCACAGCGCTTTACCAGCGCGAGAAAACCGGCCGAGGCGCACTTATCGAAGTGAGCCTGCTCGATAGCGCGCTGGCTTCGCTGGCCAACCAGGGTAGTACTTGGCTCACCACCGGCCACGACCCGGTGCCGCTGGGCTCGGGCCACCCCGGCATCGTGCCCTACGGCACCGTGTACCGCGCCGCCGACGGCCAGCGGCTGATACTGGCTGTGGGCACCGACGCGCAGTTTCAGCAGTTGTGTATGGTGCTGATGCGCCCGCACTGGGCCGCTGAGGCGCGCTTTGCCACCAATCCGGCGCGGGTGCGCCATCGCGCCGCCCTCGAAGAATTGCTATTGGTGCGCATCGCGGAGCTGAACGGCTGGGCGCTGCTGCACGAGCTAACCCGCCTGGGCGTGCCAGCCGGGGCCGTGCGCTCGGTGGGCGAAGCCCTGAGCCAGGAGGCCGCCCAGGCGATGCTGCTGCCGCCCGTGCCGCCGGAGTTTCCTTACCCCGGCCTGCGCACGGTAGCGTTTCGCAGTTCGGCGTGGCCGGTGGTGCAGGCGCTGAGCCCACCGCCCGAGAAGAACTAA